From a region of the Zingiber officinale cultivar Zhangliang chromosome 10B, Zo_v1.1, whole genome shotgun sequence genome:
- the LOC122030132 gene encoding protein COFACTOR ASSEMBLY OF COMPLEX C SUBUNIT B CCB2, chloroplastic-like isoform X2 produces MPNNISDDLKEDMAWASYALLRTTNSISVIIAVNDGLCIRGYWNMPEDEDDSRDHLLQWFGNGIQQSGFFDLKETVYYPESLGSEVRIPLPKGTLSMLVQPVIRVSDAFTNSIPPLENEGFLLLASNVRYAYSKKDRAWIKAVANKFLHTSEVKNTQGFVTSL; encoded by the exons ATGCCCAATAACATCTCAGACGATCTGAAGGAAGATATGGCATGGGCCTCTTATGCTCTTTTACGCACCACGAACAGCATATCAGTG ATTATAGCAGTTAATGATGGACTATGCATACGTGGATACTGGAACATGCCTGAAGATGAAGACGATTCGAGAGATCATCTATTGCAATGGTTTGGCAATGGGATTCAACAAAGTGGCTTTTTTGACCTGAAAGAAACAGTATATTATCCTGAAAGCCTAG GATCTGAGGTAAGGATTCCACTACCTAAAGGGACTCTTTCAATGCTAGTGCAGCCAGTAATCAGAGTTTCTGATGCATTTACCAATTCGATTCCACCATTGGAGAATGAAGGGTTTCTCCTACTGGCATCCAACGTCAGATATGCATATTCCAAAAAGGATAGAGCTTGGATCAAGGCTGTTGCAAATAAGTTCTTACACACCAGTGAAGTCAAAAATACACAAGGATTTGTAACATCTCTGTGA
- the LOC122030132 gene encoding protein COFACTOR ASSEMBLY OF COMPLEX C SUBUNIT B CCB2, chloroplastic-like isoform X1 gives MAVSGCRSSAVAGVKWSFIRTLPTLPTRGPPPFLLLPRSTRALVRRRFLFTLAAWDSNPQQQKQQQQQQEINVSILRFTFGIPGLDESYLPRYLGIALGTLIVINHVFSAASATPAQLRTEALGIFLATFSIVLPYLGRFLEGAIVDRTSLPEGNRQIFLMPNNISDDLKEDMAWASYALLRTTNSISVIIAVNDGLCIRGYWNMPEDEDDSRDHLLQWFGNGIQQSGFFDLKETVYYPESLGSEVRIPLPKGTLSMLVQPVIRVSDAFTNSIPPLENEGFLLLASNVRYAYSKKDRAWIKAVANKFLHTSEVKNTQGFVTSL, from the exons ATGGCCGTGAGTGGATGCAGGTCGTCCGCCGTCGCCGGCGTGAAATGGTCCTTTATCCGTACGCTTCCTACTCTTCCGACGAGAGGCCCACctcccttcctcctccttcctcgatCCACTAGAGCCCTTGTCCGCCGCCGCTTCCTCTTCACACTCGCTGCCTGGGACTCCAATCCCCAGCAACaaaagcagcagcagcagcagcaagagATCAACGTCTCCATTCTCCGTTTCACGTTTG GGATTCCGGGCCTTGACGAGTCCTACCTTCCGAGATACCTCGGGATTGCACTTGGCACTCTAATCGTGATCAACCACGTTTTCTCCGCTGCCTCCGCCACTCCTGCTCAGCTG AGAACTGAGGCTCTAGGGATTTTCTTGGCTACCTTCTCGATCGTCCTCCCTTATCTTGGGAGGTTTCTTGAG GGTGCAATAGTGGATCGTACCTCACTGCCAGAAGGAAATAGGCAAATATTCCTCATGCCCAATAACATCTCAGACGATCTGAAGGAAGATATGGCATGGGCCTCTTATGCTCTTTTACGCACCACGAACAGCATATCAGTG ATTATAGCAGTTAATGATGGACTATGCATACGTGGATACTGGAACATGCCTGAAGATGAAGACGATTCGAGAGATCATCTATTGCAATGGTTTGGCAATGGGATTCAACAAAGTGGCTTTTTTGACCTGAAAGAAACAGTATATTATCCTGAAAGCCTAG GATCTGAGGTAAGGATTCCACTACCTAAAGGGACTCTTTCAATGCTAGTGCAGCCAGTAATCAGAGTTTCTGATGCATTTACCAATTCGATTCCACCATTGGAGAATGAAGGGTTTCTCCTACTGGCATCCAACGTCAGATATGCATATTCCAAAAAGGATAGAGCTTGGATCAAGGCTGTTGCAAATAAGTTCTTACACACCAGTGAAGTCAAAAATACACAAGGATTTGTAACATCTCTGTGA
- the LOC122030453 gene encoding protein IQ-DOMAIN 22-like gives MGRAARWIRGLLLGGKKAGEPTSEKKRWGFGKSYREKQRQQHYQPRGEEVRLTVPEADADERSKRAIAVAAATAAVAEAAVAAAQAAAVVVRLTASGGRAEREWEEQRAALKIQSAFRGYLARRALKALRGLVKVQALVRGNIVRKQAAETLRCMQALVRVQARARACRSLCSSSSRPPAKASRPRARGSSATHFPAFCYPPTDENYERAVRPIASDGSFTLKRNSSRVEVDRAYLWDGDRAAGRKATNFSPAGDQKNAIIMEVDLECLSHIRKKSNHHHNHSGNSRSFTAVLASPSKDSSSGQSPFLHHGTSSLKQAADEDCAQSLWSDYMDCCPSYMANTESSRAKLRSYSAPRQRPEVEKQEPVVKRSSAHGSGQIPPLLPQRSASSSSLHAKFTNKAYPGSGRLDRLGTPIRI, from the exons ATGGGCCGTGCCGCGAGGTGGATTCGGGGGCTCCTGCTCGGCGGGAAGAAGGCGGGCGAGCCGACGTCGGAGAAGAAGCGGTGGGGCTTCGGGAAGTCCTACCGGGAGAAGCAGCGGCAGCAGCACTACCAGCCGCGTGGCGAGGAGGTCCGGCTCACCGTGCCGGAAGCAGATGCGGACGAGCGCAGCAAGCGAGCCATCGCCGTGGCTGCTGCGACCGCGGCGGTGGCGGAGGCCGCAGTCGCCGCGGCGCAGGCAGCCGCGGTGGTGGTCAGACTGACGGCGAGCGGTGGAAGGGCGGAGCGGGAGTGGGAGGAGCAGCGGGCGGCTCTCAAGATCCAGTCCGCCTTCCGCGGTTACTTG GCGAGGCGAGCGCTCAAGGCGTTGAGGGGACTGGTGAAGGTCCAGGCGCTGGTCCGTGGTAACATTGTCAGGAAGCAGGCAGCGGAGACTCTCCGGTGCATGCAGGCGCTGGTGCGCGTCCAGGCGAGAGCCCGGGCGTGTCGGTCTCTCTGTTCGTCGAGCAGCCGTCCACCGGCAAAAGCTTCCCGTCCTCGCGCGCGCGGAAGCTCGGCTACTCATTTCCCTGCTTTCTGTTATCCTCCAACTGATGAGAATTATGAACGTGCTGTTCGACCAATTGCCTCCGATGGATCTTTCACTCTCAAG AGGAATTCATCGAGAGTGGAAGTCGACAGAGCATATTTGTGGGACGGCGACCGGGCCGCAGGAAGGAAGGCCACAAATTTCTCGCCGGCCGGCGACCAGAAGAACGCCATAATCATGGAAGTCGACCTAGAATGCTTATCCCACATCCGCAAGAAGAGCAACCACCACCATAACCACTCCGGCAACAGCCGGAGCTTCACCGCCGTGCTCGCCTCGCCGTCGAAGGACTCCTCCTCCGGCCAGAGCCCGTTCTTACACCACGGAACGTCGTCTCTGAAGCAGGCCGCCGACGAGGACTGTGCTCAGAGCTTGTGGAGCGACTACATGGACTGCTGCCCGAGCTACATGGCGAACACGGAGTCGTCGAGGGCGAAACTGCGGTCTTATAGCGCCCCGAGGCAGaggccggaggtggagaagcagGAGCCCGTGGTGAAGAGGTCGTCAGCGCACGGAAGCGGCCAGATTCCGCCATTGTTGCCTCAGAGGAgtgcttcttcatcttctttgcaTGCGAAATTCACCAACAAAGCATATCCAGGATCGGGGAGGTTGGACAGATTGGGGACGCCTATAAGAATCTGA